A window of uncultured Draconibacterium sp. contains these coding sequences:
- the rpsT gene encoding 30S ribosomal protein S20 gives MAHHKSALKRIRQDEKKRVHNKYYAKTTRNAIKALRNASDKDEAEKLFPEVVAMIDKLAKRNIIHKNKASNLKSKLAVKVNTL, from the coding sequence ATGGCACATCATAAGTCAGCTTTAAAAAGAATTCGTCAAGACGAAAAGAAAAGGGTACACAACAAGTACTACGCAAAAACTACTCGTAATGCGATTAAAGCTTTGCGTAATGCATCTGATAAAGACGAAGCAGAGAAATTGTTCCCTGAAGTTGTTGCAATGATTGATAAATTAGCAAAACGGAATATCATTCACAAAAACAAAGCTTCGAACTTAAAATCAAAATTAGCCGTAAAGGTTAACACTTTGTAA